One window of the Deltaproteobacteria bacterium genome contains the following:
- the speY gene encoding deoxyhypusine synthase, whose amino-acid sequence MSKPSLLSGRKIDPRPIDAATSIVDLVDDNFVSYNSGRLREACQLFTEKILADDVTVGLSITGALTPAGLGMTAFIPLIERGFVDWIVSTGANLYHDTHFAIGLSMHRGTFDADDVDLREQGVVRIYDIFFDYDVLISTDDFFREVLKAPEFQKEMGTAEMHYRVGRYLDEREKILGLERRSLLAAAYRGGVPVYTSSPGDSSIGMNVAALALKGNGLRFDVSRDVNESAALVLEAKRRGGRSAAVILGGGSPKNFLLQTEPHIQEVLGLEEKGFDYFIQITDARVDTGGLSGATPAEAVSWGKVDPDQLPDSVVCYVDSTIALPLMTAYAIHKHAPRKLKRLYDTREEALEHIAAEIREKFGNVPLAQR is encoded by the coding sequence ATGAGCAAACCATCCCTTCTTTCAGGCCGGAAAATCGATCCCCGCCCCATCGACGCCGCCACCAGCATCGTCGATCTTGTCGACGACAACTTCGTCTCCTACAACAGCGGACGCTTGCGGGAGGCCTGTCAGCTCTTCACCGAGAAGATCCTGGCGGACGACGTGACCGTGGGGCTCAGCATCACCGGGGCGCTGACGCCGGCGGGGCTGGGCATGACGGCGTTCATTCCGCTCATCGAGCGCGGCTTCGTCGACTGGATCGTCAGCACCGGCGCCAACCTCTACCACGACACCCACTTCGCCATCGGCCTGTCCATGCACCGCGGCACCTTCGACGCCGACGATGTGGACCTGCGCGAACAGGGCGTGGTGCGCATCTACGACATCTTCTTCGACTACGACGTCCTCATCTCCACCGACGACTTCTTCCGGGAAGTCCTCAAGGCGCCGGAGTTCCAGAAGGAGATGGGCACTGCGGAGATGCACTACCGCGTCGGCCGCTATCTGGACGAACGCGAGAAGATCCTGGGACTGGAGCGGCGCTCGCTCCTGGCCGCCGCCTACCGGGGCGGCGTGCCGGTGTACACCTCTTCGCCCGGGGACAGCTCCATCGGCATGAACGTGGCGGCCCTGGCGCTCAAGGGCAACGGCCTGCGCTTCGACGTGTCGCGCGACGTCAACGAATCCGCCGCCCTGGTGCTCGAGGCCAAGCGGCGCGGCGGGCGCAGCGCCGCGGTGATCCTCGGCGGCGGCTCGCCCAAGAACTTCCTGCTCCAGACCGAGCCGCACATCCAGGAAGTCCTGGGGCTGGAGGAAAAGGGCTTCGACTACTTCATCCAGATCACCGACGCGCGCGTGGACACGGGCGGCCTGTCGGGGGCGACGCCGGCCGAGGCGGTGAGCTGGGGCAAGGTGGACCCGGACCAACTGCCCGACTCCGTGGTCTGCTACGTCGACAGCACCATCGCTTTGCCCCTGATGACCGCCTATGCCATTCACAAGCACGCGCCGCGCAAGCTGAAACGCCTCTACGACACACGGGAGGAAGCGCTGGAGCACATCGCCGCCGAGATCCGCGAGAAGTTCGGCAACGTGCCGCTGGCGCAGCGCTGA
- a CDS encoding VacJ family lipoprotein: protein MKNLRLPFLLLLLHLSLVQPAASQEEPAGAAGGDAPVRDELATRDQHYDRIEWFNERMFLFNSAFDRFVLKPVALTYGSVLPSPAQRGVRNAIDNLDVVRKVVNNTLQGKPLSASREIARFVVNSTLGIAGIFDMATKLGLEPSDQDMGITLGVYGFSHGAYLVLPLLPPTTIRDGLGMAADAFMSPLQYFTPYYVPLSVRATDIVNNRALDNNVYEELERSIDPYSSARNAYMQLRQRKLRTARESEY from the coding sequence ATGAAAAATTTACGGCTGCCCTTTCTGTTGCTGCTGCTCCACCTGAGCCTCGTCCAACCCGCCGCCTCCCAGGAGGAACCCGCCGGCGCCGCTGGAGGCGACGCACCCGTTCGCGACGAACTGGCAACGCGCGATCAGCACTACGACCGCATCGAGTGGTTCAATGAGCGAATGTTTCTGTTCAACAGCGCTTTCGACCGTTTTGTGTTGAAACCCGTGGCCCTTACCTACGGCTCCGTTCTTCCCTCACCGGCACAGAGGGGGGTCCGCAATGCCATCGACAACCTCGACGTGGTGCGGAAGGTGGTCAACAACACGCTCCAGGGAAAGCCCCTCAGCGCCAGCCGGGAGATTGCCCGTTTCGTCGTCAACAGCACCCTGGGCATAGCGGGCATCTTCGACATGGCCACGAAGTTGGGACTGGAACCGAGCGATCAGGACATGGGGATCACGCTGGGCGTCTACGGGTTCAGCCACGGCGCCTATCTCGTGCTGCCGCTCTTGCCTCCGACCACGATCCGGGACGGATTGGGAATGGCCGCCGATGCGTTCATGAGTCCCCTGCAGTATTTCACGCCCTACTACGTCCCCCTGTCCGTCCGCGCCACCGACATCGTGAACAACCGCGCCCTCGACAACAATGTCTACGAGGAGCTGGAGCGCAGCATCGACCCTTACAGCTCGGCGCGCAACGCCTACATGCAACTCCGGCAGCGCAAGCTCCGGACGGCGCGCGAATCGGAGTACTAG
- the coaBC gene encoding bifunctional phosphopantothenoylcysteine decarboxylase/phosphopantothenate--cysteine ligase CoaBC: protein MEKRNIVLGVTGGIACYKALELVRLLVQDSCSVRVVMTRGAAEFVMPLSFQTLSGAPVATDLFSLTQESEIGHIDLADSADLLVIAPATANVIGKLAAGIADDLLTTVVLATQAPVLVAPAMNVHMLAHPLVQANLAKLRGAGYHVMETASGSLACGYEGKGRLPEPAVIVEEIRALLRSKDLAGEHIVVTAGPSREPLDPVRYLSNRSSGKMGYALARAAARRGAQVTLVSGPTALAPPTGVRTVPVVTAEEMRGAVLAEFESATAVFMAAAVADYRPHAAAAQKMKRGDGSLSVEFVPNPDIVAELAARKRHQVVVGFAAETESLLANARAKLEKKNLDLLVANDVTQAGSGFDVDTNVVTLLGRDGTAIPLPLMSKDAVADRVYDWYLQYKKQSPRRIKSPSRRRTA, encoded by the coding sequence GTGGAAAAGCGAAACATCGTCCTGGGCGTGACAGGGGGCATCGCCTGCTACAAGGCGCTTGAACTGGTGCGGCTCCTGGTCCAGGATTCGTGCTCCGTCCGCGTGGTGATGACACGGGGAGCCGCGGAGTTCGTCATGCCGCTGAGCTTCCAGACCCTGTCGGGCGCGCCCGTGGCCACCGACCTCTTCAGCCTGACCCAGGAATCGGAGATCGGCCACATCGACCTGGCCGACAGCGCCGACCTGCTGGTGATCGCCCCCGCCACCGCCAACGTCATCGGCAAGCTCGCCGCCGGCATTGCCGACGACCTACTCACCACCGTGGTCCTGGCCACCCAGGCGCCCGTGCTGGTGGCGCCCGCCATGAACGTGCACATGCTGGCGCATCCCTTGGTGCAGGCCAATCTGGCGAAGCTGCGCGGCGCCGGGTACCACGTCATGGAGACCGCGTCGGGCTCCCTGGCGTGCGGCTACGAGGGCAAGGGCCGGCTTCCGGAGCCGGCGGTCATCGTCGAGGAGATCCGCGCGCTGTTACGGTCCAAGGACCTTGCGGGCGAGCACATCGTGGTCACCGCCGGCCCGAGCCGGGAGCCGCTGGACCCCGTCCGGTACCTCTCCAACCGCTCGTCCGGCAAGATGGGGTACGCGCTGGCGCGGGCGGCGGCGCGGCGCGGCGCCCAGGTGACGCTGGTGAGCGGACCTACGGCGCTGGCGCCACCCACCGGCGTCAGGACCGTCCCCGTGGTCACGGCCGAAGAGATGCGCGGGGCCGTGCTGGCGGAGTTCGAATCCGCCACCGCGGTCTTCATGGCGGCCGCGGTGGCGGACTACCGGCCGCACGCGGCCGCGGCTCAGAAGATGAAGCGCGGCGACGGCTCCCTCAGCGTGGAGTTCGTGCCCAACCCCGACATCGTGGCCGAGCTGGCCGCCCGCAAACGTCACCAGGTCGTGGTGGGCTTCGCCGCCGAAACCGAGTCCCTGCTCGCCAACGCCCGCGCCAAGCTCGAGAAGAAAAACCTCGACCTGCTGGTGGCCAACGACGTCACCCAGGCGGGCAGCGGTTTCGACGTGGACACCAACGTGGTCACGCTGCTCGGCCGCGACGGCACCGCCATCCCGCTCCCCCTCATGAGCAAGGACGCGGTGGCCGACCGCGTCTACGACTGGTACCTCCAGTACAAGAAACAATCCCCCCGCCGCATCAAGAGCCCGTCCCGGCGCCGTACGGCGTGA
- the nbaC gene encoding 3-hydroxyanthranilate 3,4-dioxygenase encodes MFPHLTRFNLKQWIDDNRGDWGRRRVIWEDSDFIAFVTRGPNTRTDFHVNPGDEIFYQLEGELNLHYLTPEHKPEVAVLQEGEMFLLPALVPHSPRREDGSYTLVVERVRRPDEIDGFIWVCGKCTHTLYETTARFNEPADTVQKAYEVMAADESLRRCTQCGHTEAPVRSEGPAHVWKG; translated from the coding sequence ATGTTCCCACACCTCACCCGCTTCAATCTCAAGCAATGGATCGACGACAACCGCGGCGACTGGGGCCGGCGCCGGGTCATCTGGGAGGACTCGGACTTCATCGCCTTCGTGACCCGTGGCCCCAATACCCGCACCGACTTCCACGTCAATCCGGGCGACGAGATATTCTACCAACTCGAAGGCGAGTTGAACCTCCATTACCTCACCCCCGAGCACAAGCCGGAAGTCGCCGTTCTTCAGGAGGGCGAGATGTTTCTGTTGCCGGCTCTGGTGCCGCATTCGCCGCGCCGGGAGGACGGCTCCTACACCCTGGTGGTGGAGCGGGTGCGCCGCCCGGACGAGATCGACGGCTTCATCTGGGTGTGCGGCAAGTGCACCCACACGCTCTACGAGACCACGGCCCGGTTCAATGAACCCGCGGACACGGTGCAGAAAGCCTACGAAGTCATGGCCGCGGACGAGTCCCTGCGCCGCTGCACCCAATGCGGACATACCGAGGCGCCGGTCCGAAGCGAAGGACCGGCCCATGTCTGGAAAGGTTAG